The following proteins are co-located in the Triticum aestivum cultivar Chinese Spring chromosome 1A, IWGSC CS RefSeq v2.1, whole genome shotgun sequence genome:
- the LOC123182236 gene encoding calcium-transporting ATPase 7, plasma membrane-type-like produces MPNPRGGRLAEAGRRWRKALNVVRTLLRWLAPVRVLPLSASYVAIDMNDGNKPDADAATHIRYETPGADVRIDILGAAAHSFNFKSLVKEKRQCSFRRLGGAAEIAALLNSHPERGIDERVYDMRCRKAQHGENTYPESKPRGFFIHFRDAHRDVFLVALLACSVISLAFGIKEHRLREGCYDGAGIFLAVLLVSGLSAHSTHNQDKRAHNDASDSAKITVSRDAGTRVVLIFDVVVGDVVILHTGDTVPADGVFLNGHDLHVDETDITGEPQAIEINAENSPFLAAGVKVICGHGSMLVTAVGTNTSWGGPWSSLSTMSIHPEPLRTRVESIISTVTKVGQAATVVTVTVLAARHFTGSAAGKLPLLDKGVPLAVALMITFSMKRVLKDNALVHHLSALETMASVTVICICTGRLTHNEMKATNEACAKAGVAVKMLTADDIAASRAVATECGIISSNDTGDVTIITGPEFRNMPHARQVERVDEIRVIAMSGPLDKLVLEKRLKKKGHVLAEGTNDKSDEVITAIQSGRCMYNNFQKIIQFYLTVNIVATVVDFVAAITACDAPLSSVQLLWVNLAMGALGALALAADTPTDALMDGPPIARTAPLISDAMWRNLIAQAGFQIAVLLVLQHLAAQDNKGTVVFNVFMLFQVFNQFNVRGVEKKNAFAGVLKNKMFLVIITLMFVLQVVTMEVLTRFVGAKKLGLWQWGACVAVAAGSCTVGWAVKFIPVPVGSLTRLAF; encoded by the coding sequence ATGCCGAACCCACGGGGAGGCCGGCTTGCGGAGGCGGGTCGGCGATGGCGCAAGGCGTTGAACGTCGTCCGGACGCTACTCCGCTGGCTCGCGCCCGTCCGCGTCCTGCCGCTGAGCGCCTCCTACGTTGCCATCGACATGAACGACGGCAATAAGCCCGACGCTGACGCTGCCACCCACATCCGCTACGAGACCCCCGGCGCGGACGTTCGCATCGACATCCTCGGCGCGGCCGCCCACTCCTTCAACTTCAAGTCCCTGGTCAAGGAGAAGCGTCAGTGCAGCTTCCGCCGCCTCGGCGGCGCCGCCGAGATCGCGGCCTTGCTCAATTCCCACCCGGAGCGGGGCATCGACGAGCGCGTCTACGACATGCGCTGCCGCAAGGCCCAACACGGCGAGAACACCTACCCCGAGTCCAAGCCCAGGGGCTTCTTCATCCACTTTAGGGACGCGCACAGGGACGTTTTCCTCGTCGCGCTCCTCGCCTGCTCCGTCATCTCCCTCGCCTTCGGCATCAAGGAGCACCGCCTCAGGGAAGGCTGCTACGACGGCGCCGGCATCTTCCTGGCCGTGCTCCTCGTCTCCGGCCTATCCGCCCACAGCACCCACAATCAGGACAAGCGGGCCCACAACGACGCCAGCGATTCCGCCAAGATCACCGTCAGCCGCGACGCCGGGACGCGCGTCGTCCTCATATTCGACGTCGTCGTGGGCGACGTGGTCATACTCCACACTGGTGACACCGTGCCGGCGGACGGGGTGTTCTTGAATGGACACGATCTGCATGTGGACGAGACGGACATTACCGGCGAGCCCCAGGCGATCGAGATCAACGCCGAGAACAGccccttcctcgccgccggcgtTAAGGTTATCTGCGGCCACGGCTCGATGCTCGTGACCGCCGTCGGCACCAACACCTCATGGGGCGGGCCTTGGAGCAGCCTGTCAACGATGAGCATCCACCCGGAGCCGCTACGGACTCGCGTAGAGAGTATCATTTCGACCGTCACCAAGGTCGGCCAAGCCGCCACGGTTGTCACCGTCACCGTGCTCGCCGCGCGCCACTTCACCGGCAGCGCCGCGGGGAAGCTGCCGCTACTGGACAAGGGCGTCCCGCTCGCGGTGGCGCTGATGATCACCTTCTCCATGAAGCGGGTGCTCAAGGACAACGCGCTTGTGCACCATCTGTCGGCCTTGGAGACGATGGCGTCGGTCACAGTCATCTGCATCTGCACCGGAAGGCTCACGCACAACGAGATGAAGGCCACAAATGAAGCTTGCGCGAAGGCCGGCGTCGCCGTGAAGATGCTTACCGCCGACGACATCGCCGCGAGCCGCGCGGTCGCCACGGAGTGTGGCATCATATCCAGCAACGACACCGGCGACGTCACCATCATCACTGGGCCCGAGTTCCGGAACATGCCGCACGCGCGGCAGGTCGAGAGGGTGGACGAGATCCGCGTCATTGCGATGTCGGGGCCCCTGGacaagctggtgctggagaagcgGCTGAAGAAGAAGGGCCACGTGCTGGCCGAGGGCACCAACGACAAGTCTGACGAGGTGATCACGGCCATCCAGTCAGGCCGCTGCATGTACAACAATTTCCAGAAGATCATCCAGTTCTACCTCACCGTCAACATCGTGGCCACCGTGGTCGACTTCGTGGCGGCCATCACCGCATGTGATGCTCCGCTGAGCTCGGTGCAGCTCCTGTGGGTGAACCTGGCCATGGGCGCCCTGGGCGCGCTGGCCCTGGCGGCGGACACGCCCACGGACGCGCTCATGGACGGCCCGCCCATCGCCCGCACGGCCCCGCTCATCAGCGACGCCATGTGGCGCAACCTCATCGCGCAGGCGGGCTTTCAGATCGCCGTTCTGCTGGTGCTCCAGCACCTCGCCGCCCAAGACAACAAGGGCACCGTTGTCTTCAACGTGTTCATGCTCTTTCAGGTGTTCAACCAGTTCAACGTGCGCGGCGTCGAGAAGAAGAACGCCTTCGCCGGGGTGCTCAAGAACAAGATGTTCCTCGTCATCATCACCCTCATGTTTGTGCTCCAGGTGGTGACCATGGAGGTGCTCACGAGGTTCGTCGGCGCCAAGAAGCTCGGCTTGTGGCAGTGGGGTGCCTGCGTCGCCGTCGCGGCCGGGTCGTGCACCGTCGGCTGGGCCGTCAAGTTCATCCCCGTGCCGGTTGGCAGCTTGACACGCCTTGCATTCTAA